A genome region from Myroides fluvii includes the following:
- a CDS encoding OmpA family protein, whose product MRKAIVFLFLIIAVAVQAKRKPSIKKADKYFAEATYVKAKDEYTRLLRGRRTPTYIYQQLALCYDQLGLTVQAAQYYAKALEQDPALDVAFYYRLAYNLTQNGRYEAAEAAMRKFAKGAAEDARALYFLQHAKDYPSPGQHSSIYFVEESGINEPIYANHSLSWSTTDTLLFVSNRSKYKQKWIRRLFEVREKGTTFPNTGIYQTTIRSKDEPLYEHSLLRGRINRRFMDGQAVMHPSNKLIYFASESYRHRKFRKHKEVKKRQGMMSLFWAERKGKKWRKIKVLPFVQEGYTYVNPFVTAQGDYLYFASNQPGSHGGLDLWRVPILEEGKAFGEVENLGDRINTGYDEDYPFISADKMLYFTSDRWGGYGGLDIYSLNLNDPQAQPQNLGEGINTPKDDFNLVYNSEREYGFLSTNRIERQDIYRVKPLCATPVRGVVHDGETRETLAGVQLVFVDLSRQVLAEVKTDRRGEFTVELPCDKAYVVKIEKEGYFYKEEEGRSQKQIGDPQTIMLKKQVQPQIQDNKIVLNDIPFAFDQATITTVGQRELDRLVQFMREHHTMRISIVAHTDQVGKERYNKKLSKARADATAQYLVDQGIQPERIESKGVGSSEPKVACKPCSEVEHQQNRRSEFIILQR is encoded by the coding sequence ATGAGAAAAGCAATTGTGTTCTTGTTTCTGATTATAGCAGTAGCAGTACAAGCAAAGCGAAAACCCAGTATAAAAAAAGCAGACAAGTACTTTGCTGAGGCAACTTATGTCAAAGCGAAGGATGAATATACGCGTTTATTGAGGGGAAGGCGTACTCCTACTTACATCTATCAGCAGTTAGCGCTGTGTTATGATCAACTAGGACTTACTGTTCAGGCGGCGCAGTATTATGCAAAGGCATTGGAACAAGACCCGGCATTAGATGTAGCTTTTTATTATCGCTTGGCGTATAACCTAACGCAAAATGGACGTTATGAGGCAGCGGAAGCAGCGATGAGAAAGTTTGCCAAAGGTGCGGCAGAAGATGCGCGTGCACTTTATTTTTTACAACATGCAAAGGATTACCCCAGTCCAGGCCAACATAGTTCTATTTATTTTGTCGAAGAATCGGGAATTAATGAGCCTATTTATGCCAATCACAGCTTGTCTTGGTCGACAACAGACACGCTTTTATTTGTGTCAAATCGATCAAAATATAAACAAAAGTGGATCCGTCGACTCTTTGAAGTACGCGAGAAAGGCACAACTTTTCCCAATACGGGCATTTACCAAACGACAATCCGATCAAAAGACGAACCGCTTTATGAACACAGTTTGTTAAGGGGGCGAATCAATCGTCGATTTATGGACGGACAAGCGGTAATGCATCCGTCGAATAAGCTCATTTATTTTGCTTCAGAAAGTTATCGCCATCGCAAGTTTAGAAAACACAAAGAAGTCAAAAAACGACAGGGGATGATGAGTTTATTTTGGGCGGAGCGCAAGGGGAAGAAATGGAGGAAAATTAAGGTATTGCCCTTTGTGCAAGAGGGATATACTTATGTGAATCCCTTTGTTACAGCGCAGGGAGATTACCTCTATTTTGCGTCCAATCAACCCGGTAGTCATGGAGGGTTGGACCTTTGGAGAGTGCCTATTTTAGAAGAGGGCAAAGCCTTTGGCGAAGTAGAAAATCTCGGAGACCGCATCAACACGGGATATGACGAAGACTATCCTTTTATCAGTGCGGATAAGATGCTTTATTTTACGTCGGATCGCTGGGGAGGATACGGCGGATTGGATATTTATTCCCTCAATTTAAACGATCCCCAAGCACAACCTCAGAACTTAGGCGAGGGAATTAATACGCCAAAAGATGATTTTAACCTGGTGTACAACAGTGAGCGTGAATATGGATTCCTTTCAACAAATCGCATTGAAAGACAGGATATTTATCGAGTTAAACCCCTTTGTGCAACTCCGGTGCGCGGGGTGGTTCACGATGGAGAAACAAGAGAAACGCTTGCTGGAGTTCAGCTTGTGTTTGTCGATTTGTCTCGTCAGGTGCTAGCAGAAGTAAAAACGGATAGGAGGGGAGAATTTACGGTGGAACTTCCTTGTGATAAGGCATATGTTGTAAAAATAGAAAAAGAAGGTTACTTCTATAAAGAAGAAGAGGGACGAAGCCAAAAACAAATCGGAGATCCTCAAACAATTATGTTGAAAAAGCAAGTGCAACCACAGATTCAAGACAATAAAATCGTTTTAAACGATATCCCTTTTGCATTTGATCAAGCGACGATTACGACGGTAGGTCAACGCGAATTGGATCGCTTGGTGCAGTTTATGCGGGAGCATCATACGATGAGAATCTCAATTGTAGCACATACCGATCAAGTAGGGAAAGAAAGGTACAATAAAAAGCTGTCAAAGGCTAGAGCCGATGCAACGGCACAGTATTTAGTAGACCAAGGTATTCAACCTGAACGCATAGAAAGCAAAGGCGTGGGAAGTAGTGAGCCCAAAGTAGCATGTAAACCTTGTTCGGAGGTGGAACACCAGCAAAATAGGCGTTCGGAGTTTATCATACTCCAGCGGTAG
- a CDS encoding glutathione peroxidase, translating into MKKYLLAFALLAISPSIVKANEYLKQTSTMKETAKNQQTIYQFKVKDLYGNDFDFATLKGKKIMIVNTASECGLTPQYEQLQSLYEEFGEGNFVIIGFPANNFGSQEPGSNAEIATFCKANFGVTFPMMEKISVKGDDMAPIYQFLTEQKQNGFADSAVEWNFQKYLVDEKGHVVQVINPRILPNDPEIKEWIKKK; encoded by the coding sequence ATGAAAAAATATCTTTTGGCCTTTGCATTACTTGCAATTAGCCCATCAATTGTAAAAGCTAACGAATACCTAAAACAAACATCAACCATGAAAGAAACTGCAAAAAACCAACAAACAATTTACCAATTCAAGGTAAAAGATTTGTATGGAAATGATTTTGACTTTGCCACATTAAAAGGAAAAAAAATAATGATTGTCAACACAGCTTCTGAATGCGGCTTAACTCCTCAGTATGAGCAACTACAAAGCTTATATGAAGAATTTGGAGAAGGCAATTTTGTCATTATTGGATTTCCGGCGAATAACTTTGGCAGTCAAGAACCTGGATCTAATGCGGAAATTGCAACCTTTTGTAAAGCGAATTTTGGTGTAACCTTTCCTATGATGGAAAAAATATCAGTTAAAGGAGACGATATGGCACCGATCTATCAATTCTTAACCGAGCAAAAACAAAATGGATTTGCTGATAGTGCCGTAGAATGGAATTTTCAAAAGTACTTAGTAGACGAAAAAGGACATGTCGTACAAGTAATCAATCCACGAATACTGCCAAATGATCCAGAAATCAAGGAATGGATTAAAAAGAAATAA
- the menD gene encoding 2-succinyl-5-enolpyruvyl-6-hydroxy-3-cyclohexene-1-carboxylic-acid synthase: protein MVYPTIPLAQSIIELCKAKNLTNVVISPGSRNAPLTIGFTNDPFFTCYSIADERCAAFFGMGLAQQTQIPTLLVCTSGSALLNYYPAIAEAFYSQIPLIVLAADRPLHKIDIGDGQTIRQQNVYQNHILYSANLTEEANATNDHLINEAIHTAVIQQGPVHINAPFEEPLYQTTTQLSVKPTIEKPILPQLPVVDYNYYVNQWNQATKKLILVGSLPPHSLTQDLIQKLTADGSVLFLAETISNIQAPTVINAIDRLVIPMKDEDLQHFQPDILLTFGGMVVSKKIKQILRQYNPKQHWHVDTLRHYDTYDCLTDRIYTDAPSFLTQLTTNTQAVSSNYSTWANEIMCSRNAKHSQFLSEAIFSDFAVLDYLVAQLPHNSQLQVSNSAVIRYVQLLPIDPSIDVFCNRGTSGIDGCTSTAIGASIGSAKPTVLLTGDISFFYDSNALWNAYVPKNFKIVLINNGGGGIFRTLPGHQENEVFNTYFETTHQHRAQHLAAMYDWAYFQADTKETLTSQAQAFFTLSNRPAILEVNTPTFLNDEVFKKYYRNL from the coding sequence ATGGTTTATCCTACTATACCGCTTGCACAAAGCATTATTGAACTTTGTAAAGCAAAAAATCTAACAAACGTTGTTATATCACCAGGATCTCGTAATGCCCCCTTAACTATTGGCTTTACTAATGATCCTTTTTTTACTTGTTATAGTATTGCAGATGAACGTTGTGCGGCCTTTTTTGGAATGGGACTTGCGCAACAAACACAGATACCAACCCTTTTAGTTTGCACTTCAGGTTCAGCATTGTTGAACTATTACCCTGCGATTGCGGAAGCTTTTTACAGTCAAATTCCCTTGATTGTTTTAGCTGCAGACAGGCCTTTACACAAAATTGACATTGGTGATGGGCAAACGATACGCCAACAAAATGTATATCAAAACCATATTTTATATAGTGCCAACTTAACGGAAGAAGCAAATGCAACTAACGACCATTTGATTAATGAAGCTATCCATACGGCTGTCATTCAACAAGGTCCTGTGCATATCAATGCCCCTTTTGAAGAGCCTCTCTATCAAACGACAACCCAATTAAGCGTGAAGCCCACAATTGAGAAGCCTATTCTTCCTCAATTGCCGGTTGTCGATTATAATTATTACGTCAATCAATGGAATCAAGCGACTAAAAAGCTTATTTTAGTAGGTAGTTTACCTCCGCATAGTTTAACGCAAGACCTCATTCAAAAGCTAACCGCTGATGGTTCTGTCTTGTTTTTAGCTGAAACGATTAGCAATATCCAAGCCCCCACAGTAATTAATGCGATTGATCGCTTGGTTATTCCCATGAAGGACGAAGATTTACAACACTTTCAACCTGATATCTTATTGACCTTTGGAGGTATGGTGGTCAGCAAAAAAATCAAGCAAATTTTACGTCAATACAATCCTAAACAGCATTGGCATGTAGATACTCTACGCCATTATGATACGTATGATTGCCTGACAGATCGCATTTATACGGATGCCCCATCTTTTTTAACTCAACTAACCACAAACACACAAGCTGTTTCGTCAAACTACAGTACTTGGGCCAATGAAATAATGTGTTCGCGCAACGCAAAACACAGCCAATTTTTGAGTGAAGCCATCTTTTCTGATTTTGCAGTTCTTGATTACCTGGTTGCGCAATTGCCCCACAACAGTCAATTGCAAGTGAGTAACAGTGCGGTCATTCGCTATGTACAATTGCTTCCTATCGATCCGAGTATTGACGTTTTTTGCAATAGAGGAACGAGTGGTATTGACGGGTGTACTTCCACGGCAATTGGAGCCTCAATCGGATCGGCAAAACCAACAGTACTGCTAACGGGGGATATTAGTTTCTTTTACGATAGCAACGCCCTGTGGAATGCGTATGTTCCAAAAAACTTTAAAATTGTCTTAATCAACAACGGCGGAGGGGGTATTTTTAGAACCTTACCTGGCCATCAAGAAAATGAAGTCTTCAATACGTATTTTGAAACGACACACCAACATCGAGCACAGCATCTAGCCGCCATGTACGATTGGGCCTATTTTCAAGCGGATACAAAAGAAACGCTGACATCACAAGCACAGGCCTTTTTTACGCTGTCAAATCGTCCAGCTATTCTAGAGGTAAATACCCCTACCTTCTTGAATGATGAAGTATTTAAAAAATATTATCGCAATTTGTAA
- a CDS encoding DUF2853 family protein, with protein MSKRAELIEKYAADLKDKCGVKPNMELLEKVTIGCGPSIYNQDSSTVASSSESEMATVRNNFLIKKLGLKDDAKLDEGLKKVVDQYGASNKHKYRAVLYYLLTVHFKKESVYLK; from the coding sequence ATGAGTAAAAGAGCTGAATTGATTGAAAAATACGCTGCAGACTTAAAAGACAAATGCGGTGTAAAACCAAACATGGAATTATTAGAAAAGGTGACAATTGGTTGTGGACCTTCGATTTACAATCAAGATTCATCCACTGTAGCAAGTTCATCAGAATCTGAAATGGCCACTGTTCGCAACAATTTCTTGATTAAAAAATTAGGATTAAAAGACGATGCTAAATTAGATGAAGGATTGAAAAAAGTAGTGGATCAATACGGCGCATCGAACAAGCATAAATATAGAGCAGTATTGTATTATTTATTAACGGTTCACTTCAAAAAAGAATCGGTTTATTTAAAATAA
- a CDS encoding ankyrin repeat domain-containing protein, whose amino-acid sequence MIRRISSVLMLVFTLGLSTNLVASCSNNTNQDLEKEMNSTITKELFQAVAANNIQAVKEILTANTVNLNVKNSKGESPLMVATYNKYTAIALYLIEQGADVNAQDEILNSPFLYAGAEGNLEVVQKALAHGADFKVFNRYHGTALIPAAEKGHVEVVKVLVNTPNFPIDHVNRLGWTALMEAIVLSNGGAVHVEIVKALIDGGVDVNIPDHDGKTPLYHAKAKKYAAIIKLLEAAGAR is encoded by the coding sequence ATGATTAGGCGTATATCTTCCGTTTTAATGCTAGTTTTTACCTTAGGACTTTCAACTAATTTAGTTGCGAGCTGTAGTAATAATACGAACCAGGATTTAGAGAAAGAAATGAATAGTACAATAACAAAAGAACTGTTTCAGGCGGTTGCCGCCAATAATATACAGGCAGTAAAAGAAATTTTAACGGCAAATACGGTAAATCTAAACGTCAAAAACAGCAAAGGAGAATCGCCCTTGATGGTGGCGACTTATAACAAATACACGGCTATTGCTTTGTATCTCATCGAACAAGGGGCGGATGTCAACGCTCAAGATGAGATCTTAAATAGTCCATTTTTATACGCAGGAGCGGAAGGAAATTTAGAAGTAGTTCAAAAGGCTTTAGCTCATGGGGCTGATTTTAAGGTATTTAATCGATACCATGGAACGGCTTTAATTCCAGCTGCAGAGAAAGGACATGTGGAAGTAGTCAAAGTACTTGTCAATACACCTAATTTTCCAATTGACCACGTGAATCGCTTAGGGTGGACTGCTTTAATGGAGGCCATTGTATTGAGTAATGGAGGAGCGGTACATGTTGAGATTGTAAAGGCTTTGATTGACGGAGGAGTGGATGTCAATATTCCAGATCACGACGGAAAAACGCCTTTGTATCATGCAAAAGCAAAGAAGTATGCCGCAATCATCAAACTTTTAGAAGCAGCAGGGGCTCGCTAA
- a CDS encoding AraC family transcriptional regulator: MKKTKTIETWSRSKVVGEDTWDITLFEHKEKGRNDLISPHKHDFYLILFIEQGHGVHEIDFLPLTVKPYQVHFLRPQQVHYWKLAEDTVGHQLMFAANAIHFVNRLSALPFFQLNVPSVLELTAQEYAEVRQELTKLLQLLPDKDSIGQEISALQFSLLLKKIQRYYIQTYPAVEAQVKDAKIQAFKALLEVHFKTDNQVAFYADKLNITPNYLNIRTQKILGISASTCIQRRIILEAERLLITTDLSVKEIAFELGFEDTGYFNRYFKKWNRKTPGQFRSGYNLYNKVP; encoded by the coding sequence ATGAAAAAAACAAAGACCATAGAAACTTGGAGTCGCTCTAAAGTAGTAGGGGAGGATACTTGGGACATTACGTTATTTGAGCATAAAGAAAAAGGGCGTAATGATTTAATTTCTCCTCATAAGCACGACTTTTATCTTATTCTATTTATTGAACAAGGGCATGGGGTACATGAGATTGATTTTTTACCTTTAACAGTAAAGCCGTATCAAGTGCATTTTCTTCGTCCTCAACAAGTACATTATTGGAAATTAGCAGAAGATACAGTAGGACATCAGTTGATGTTTGCTGCTAATGCCATTCACTTTGTCAATCGCTTGAGTGCCTTGCCTTTTTTTCAACTGAATGTCCCTTCAGTATTGGAGTTAACTGCCCAAGAATATGCAGAAGTGCGCCAAGAACTGACGAAACTGCTTCAATTATTACCCGACAAAGATAGCATAGGACAAGAAATAAGTGCATTGCAGTTCTCTTTACTATTAAAAAAAATTCAACGCTATTATATTCAGACCTACCCAGCAGTAGAAGCACAAGTAAAAGATGCTAAAATTCAGGCATTTAAGGCTTTGTTAGAAGTGCATTTTAAAACGGATAACCAAGTGGCTTTTTATGCAGATAAGCTCAATATCACCCCTAATTATTTGAATATACGCACGCAAAAGATATTGGGTATTTCGGCTAGTACGTGTATTCAGCGACGCATTATTTTAGAAGCAGAGCGCTTATTAATTACAACAGATTTATCGGTAAAGGAAATAGCCTTTGAATTAGGTTTCGAAGACACGGGATATTTTAATCGATATTTTAAAAAATGGAATCGAAAAACCCCTGGACAATTTAGATCGGGTTATAATTTGTACAATAAAGTGCCGTAA
- the bshA gene encoding N-acetyl-alpha-D-glucosaminyl L-malate synthase BshA, which translates to MKIAIVCYPTFGGSGVVATELGLELAKRDHEVHFITYSQPVRLALLNPKIYYHEVNVPEYPLFHYQPYELALSSKLVDIVKLFNIDVLHVHYAIPHAYAGYMAKQMLKEEGIDLPMITTLHGTDITLVGNHPNYKSAVTFSINKSDFVTSVSESLKQSTYELFQCKKEICVIPNFIEVKEVDCSETPCKRSAMAEKGEFIITHISNFRKVKRIGDVVKIFYGIQQVVPAKLMLVGDGPEKEKAERIAMELGIYDKIIFFGNSNEVNQILGYSDLFLLPSETESFGLAALEAMAVGVPVISSNTGGLPEVNEHGVSGYLSEVKDVDDMVKNALAILKDEDTLCRFKEGARQTAKRFQISEILPMYEELYDKAVALKEKI; encoded by the coding sequence ATGAAAATCGCAATCGTATGCTACCCAACTTTCGGTGGAAGTGGAGTTGTAGCTACAGAGCTAGGTTTGGAACTAGCCAAAAGAGATCACGAAGTACATTTTATTACCTATAGTCAACCCGTTCGTTTAGCTTTATTAAATCCCAAGATTTACTATCACGAGGTAAATGTACCAGAATATCCTCTGTTTCATTATCAACCTTATGAATTGGCTTTGTCCAGTAAGTTAGTGGATATTGTAAAACTATTCAATATAGATGTGTTGCATGTACATTATGCCATTCCGCATGCTTATGCGGGTTATATGGCGAAGCAAATGCTCAAAGAGGAGGGTATTGATCTCCCGATGATTACTACATTACACGGAACAGATATTACCCTCGTCGGAAATCATCCAAATTACAAAAGCGCAGTGACGTTCAGTATTAATAAGTCTGATTTTGTTACTTCGGTGTCAGAATCACTGAAACAATCAACCTATGAGCTTTTTCAGTGTAAAAAAGAAATTTGTGTGATACCCAATTTCATCGAAGTAAAAGAAGTGGACTGCTCTGAAACACCCTGTAAGCGCAGTGCGATGGCTGAAAAAGGAGAATTCATCATTACGCATATTAGCAATTTTAGAAAGGTAAAACGCATTGGAGATGTGGTTAAAATATTTTACGGTATCCAACAAGTAGTTCCAGCAAAATTGATGTTGGTAGGCGATGGACCTGAAAAAGAAAAAGCAGAACGCATCGCAATGGAATTGGGAATTTACGACAAGATTATTTTCTTTGGAAATAGCAATGAGGTAAACCAAATTTTAGGGTATTCTGATTTGTTTTTACTACCATCAGAAACGGAGAGTTTCGGATTAGCCGCTTTAGAAGCTATGGCTGTGGGCGTTCCCGTAATTTCTAGTAATACAGGCGGGTTACCAGAGGTGAATGAACATGGAGTGTCTGGGTATTTGAGTGAGGTAAAAGACGTGGATGATATGGTTAAAAATGCTTTGGCAATCTTGAAAGATGAAGATACCTTATGTCGTTTTAAAGAAGGTGCGCGTCAAACAGCAAAGCGCTTTCAAATTAGTGAGATTCTTCCGATGTATGAAGAATTATACGATAAGGCTGTAGCGCTAAAAGAAAAAATATAG